In Phycisphaerales bacterium, the sequence CGCCGAGCAACTCGCCCACTTCGGCCTGGACCCCAAGAGCGACTTCGGGCAGACCATGGGCGACCTGGCCAAACACCTCTACGCCGGGCACGCCGACGTCCGCCGCCTCTGGGACGTCGGCGTCAAGGAACTCGCCGCCCTCTCGCGCAAGGACCGGGCCGAGAGGTTCGCGGCCCAGAAGTTCCTCTGCTTCCAACTCGCCAAGATGCTCGACACGCTCCAGCACGGCTTCCGCACCAACTATCAGTCGCTCGTCACCACGACCAGTCAGCGCCTCCCCAAGGGCCCGTACCCGATCTTCGACAACGTGACGGCCCTCTTCTCCGCCAAGCCCGTCGTCACGCGCACCGCGACGTACATCTATGCCTGTGCCGAGTGGGTCTCCGACGCCTTCGAGGGCAAGGAACTCATGCTCGAGGTCTACTCGCGCCTCCTGAACCCGACCAACGTCAGCCTCGCGAACCACATCGTCGACATCGAGGCCGGGCCCTACGCCGGCGAGTACTTCGCGTGGAACTTCAACTCCGGGATGGCCGCCGTCGACGCCATCCTCAGCCACCTCGTGGGCTACCAGGACATCATCCTCTCCACACGCAACGTCTATGGCGGCGTCTACCAACTCATGCACGACTGGTACGCCAAGAAGAGCAACCTCGACGTCAGCGTCAACTTCTTCGACGGCTTCACCGTCCAGGACTTCCTCGCCGCCCTCGAGAAGGTGAAGAAGGACAACGCCGACCGCCTCAAACAAGGCCGCGAGATCTATGTCTATCTCGAGTCCCCCTGCAACCCGCACGGCTACTGCGTGGACGTCCCCGGCATCTGCAAGGAGGCGCACGCGCGCGGGCTCAACGTCATCTGCGACTCGACCGTCGGCACGCCCTTCCTCCACCGCCCTTTACAGAAGTTGGACATCCTCGAGCGCCCCGACTTCATCATCCACTCCTACACCAAGGACCTCTCGGGCCACGGCTCGACCACCGCCGGCGTCGTCATCGGACGCAACGAGCGCATGTTCATGGGCAAGCACGACAGCATGCCCGGCACCGGACCCGACGGCAAGCCGCGGACGTACTCGTATGACGAGACGCTCTTCTGGAACGTCTACTACATCAAGGGTGCCTTCCTCGACAGCGACAAGAGCTACGAGGTGATCAACGGCATGCACACCCTCGAGATGCGCATGCTCACCAAGGTCGTCAACACCCTCGCCTTCGCCGAGTTCCTGGGGAGCCACCCCGACATCAACGTCAAGTGCTCCGCCGCCCCGGGCAACGAGAACGCCGCCATCCGCGAGAAGTGCCTGTATCTCGGCTTCCCCGCGCCGCTCTTCACCTTCGACTTCGAGGGGAAGAACGGCAAGAACAGGCCGAATATCGACCGCCACACCTTCGCCCGCTTCTTCGATTGCCTCGACCCGATCTTCGGACACCAGGTCTCGCTCGGCCAGCCCAACACCGTCGTCCTCTGCCCCGCGATCACCAGCCACAGCGAACTGTCGGACGAAGCACTCAAGGCCGCGGGCATCATGCCGACCACCGTCCGCGTCGCCGTCGGCGCCGAGGACCCGCGCACGCTGATGGCCCACCTCATCAAGGCCTCCGAGGCCACGCTCGACAGCGCGGTCCCGGGCTTCAGCGCCAAGTTCCCCAAGGCCGAGCAGTGCGACGCGATCTATCGCAAGCACTACAAGGCCGTCCACGACAAGTACGTCGAACACCAGCCCTCGATGGCGGAACTGTTGAAATAGGCCGTACCGAGACACGCTCATCTCGCCATCCGAATCGGCATATGAGCAGTATCTATTTTCTTGATCTTGCAGGCACATGCGTTCGCGACATGTACGGCGTCGATCCCGTCGCGGAATATCAATGAATCTTGACCTCATAGACGGCCCTGGGTAGTTTGGTGGAATCACCAATTCCTGGAGGTTGTCATGTCACTGCGCACCCGCCGCCTCTGCCTCGCCACAATTTCCTTTCTCTCGCCTGTCGCCCACGCGCAGTGCGGCTCCATCGTCTGGTCGAGGGTGGGCGATGCGCCCTATCGCGCCGGGCATGCGCTCGCGTATGACTCGTTACGCGGACGCATCATCATGTACGGCGGAACGGTGCTCTTCACGGGTCAGCAGTTCGGCAACGACACCCTTGAATACAAGGATGGGCACTGGACGAAACTCTTTCCGGCAACCCTCCCGCCCGGACGGACCGAAAAGGCCAACCTGTCGTACGACTCCGCACGCGACCGCGTGGTGCTCTATGGCGGCTTCACGTTCCCCACGCTCTTCGACACGTGGGAGTTCGATGGCACAAACTGGTCTCAGCGCGCCAGCGACGGCCCGCGGGTCACCGATGGTTTCGCAACGGTCTATGACTCCGCACGCCACAAAGTCGTGCTCTTCGGTGGGCAGCCGGAACTCTTCACCGATCCATTGAGCGACCAGACCTGGCTCTGGGACGGAGCCGCGTGGACGATGGCCACGCCGGCAACTCGTCCGCCCGGCCTGCGCTACGCCTCCATGGCCTACGACTCCGACCGCCAGCGCGTCGTGCTCTTCGGCGGTCGCCGAACCGACTTCTCGCACAGCAACGAGACCTGGGAGTGGGACGGTTCAAACTGGACCCTGGCCTCAACCACCGGGCCCACGGGCGGCGATTCGTACCCCATGGCTTACGACTCCATCCGCCACAAGACCGTCCTCGCCTATCGCGCACTCCCCGCGGCGTTCACCACATGGGAGTGGGACGGCACCACGTGGTCGCTCAGCCCGCAACCCTCGTTCAACATCTGTGGACCGGGACTCACCGGGAACGCGATGGTCTTTGATGCCGCCGAAGCCCAGTGCATCATGACCACGACATCCTCGCAGCAATCCACGCTCACGAACCGCTTCGGGCCCCTGGCCACTCCACCATTCACGCTCCAGCCCATAGGCGGAGTCGTTCCGCCGGGTGGGCAGATCAATCTGAGCGTCGACACCGCGTGCGTGGACAATCGAACATACCGATGGCGGCACAACCAGGTCCCGCTCTCTGACCTCACCCTCCCCGGAGGCGTCGGCGGCGTCTTCGGCTCCACAGGACCGGGCCTCACGATCTATGGTCAAGCGCTCACGAGCGCTCGGAGCGGGTCGTATGACTGCGTCGTCACCACCGCATGCGGGAGTCTCACCAGCGACGCCGCAACCATCGATGTCACCTGCGACCCCAGCGTGGTCACATACGAGATCGATCCCGCGGTCTGCAGGTTCATCCTCTCGGCCTTCGACGGCACCGAACTCGCCTCCGCCGTCGCCACGCTCCTGGGATCCATGACCGTCGCCTTCGATCCGTCGTGCGGATCGGACCCCGTCGGCACCCGCGCCCAAATCACCAACATCGACTGGCACACCTCGGAATCCAGCGTCCCCATGACCTGGGCCGGAGGCACCGCCACCTTGAACAACCTCCACTGCGTCTTGAACGACACGCGAGGCATGCGCCCCGAGCCCACGCTGATCTCCAACGCGTCCTTCGAGCAGACCGCCCAGATCGCATTCGATGGCACCATGGT encodes:
- a CDS encoding PLP-dependent transferase, coding for MTTTNTPRPTPTPSAANHKPASDFDLARQISPRRKTTEAHDLDGLVAEQLAHFGLDPKSDFGQTMGDLAKHLYAGHADVRRLWDVGVKELAALSRKDRAERFAAQKFLCFQLAKMLDTLQHGFRTNYQSLVTTTSQRLPKGPYPIFDNVTALFSAKPVVTRTATYIYACAEWVSDAFEGKELMLEVYSRLLNPTNVSLANHIVDIEAGPYAGEYFAWNFNSGMAAVDAILSHLVGYQDIILSTRNVYGGVYQLMHDWYAKKSNLDVSVNFFDGFTVQDFLAALEKVKKDNADRLKQGREIYVYLESPCNPHGYCVDVPGICKEAHARGLNVICDSTVGTPFLHRPLQKLDILERPDFIIHSYTKDLSGHGSTTAGVVIGRNERMFMGKHDSMPGTGPDGKPRTYSYDETLFWNVYYIKGAFLDSDKSYEVINGMHTLEMRMLTKVVNTLAFAEFLGSHPDINVKCSAAPGNENAAIREKCLYLGFPAPLFTFDFEGKNGKNRPNIDRHTFARFFDCLDPIFGHQVSLGQPNTVVLCPAITSHSELSDEALKAAGIMPTTVRVAVGAEDPRTLMAHLIKASEATLDSAVPGFSAKFPKAEQCDAIYRKHYKAVHDKYVEHQPSMAELLK